DNA sequence from the Megalops cyprinoides isolate fMegCyp1 chromosome 24, fMegCyp1.pri, whole genome shotgun sequence genome:
cccttcctctctctgtctgtatctaacccccttctctctctttatcagTTTCTCACTGCTGTATCCACCCACAAAATGCCAGTCCTTGTATGGGTGTATAAACGGAGATaagaaagaaatgataaaaatagcCCACACTGATTAAAAGTTGGTATGATGTTCatattaaatatacacatatggTGTATATGTGATTTCAAGTTTGCTGTGGCTTCAGccaaaaatgtacttttctttttaaattctcCAAAATCATCTCAGTTGAGCAGGAAGTGGACAGTattgaaaatgctgtgtgtCTAAGAGATATTGTACATTCTGCAACTGTAATACCCATTTTCAGTAGATACACCATAATCTCAAAAAGTGGATAGAGCAAGGCCAGTATAAAAGTATGAAAGTATAAAAAATACTGTTATGGTGATGGTACCTAGTTGTCTGTATATCAGAACCAAGGGCAGGAGCAAATTATCAGTACTTTTTCAATTACATGGAGAGTGGAATGTCTCAGAACTTTctgcaattaaattaaatgtgcagAGTCACAGGTCAGCATCCCAGGGACCCCACTGTGCCCCCACCGCATAAAACACCTCTTTCATCACGGGCTCCCCAGTTGTGTAACACGTTGCCAGAATACATAAGGAATTCCCTACATAAGGACAGAATTGTGGCTGTCACCCAAGGTTTCTGTCGGCCGTTTGGGAAGTGACATTTCAGATCCATTTACTGAGTCTGAATAGAAAAACCTGCTCAATCCTGCTTTGCAGGTTGTGCTGAATTAACTTTAGACTCCAAGCAAATTCTATTCTCTTACTTACAGAAGTGTCTCTCCTTAATAACGCCACGTTGCCAAAACCTATAATGTGAAGTCAATGCAAAAATGGAACGGCTGCTTAGATATGTTGAATATGATATAGATATGACATGTCAACTAGTTGAATTTATATGGAACCAtgggtttattttgtttgcctTGCCTTTATCCGATGAAGATCCAATATGGTCTTAAAGAGGAAAGAGGTACTTACAAGAGGAAAAAGCAAGTGGACCTTGCTTTAAAAAGTGGTAAGATTGATAGGCTCTGCTGACTGTTCTGCTGACGGTTCTGCTGACTGGCCTGTGAAAACAGGATTCAGCAGTGAGGGTCGCTGGCCCAGAGTGTGACTGCTGCTGTGGTCGTCCCCGCAGGCGGAGACCTGGAGGCGCGCGACTACGGCAGGAAGCTGACCCCGCGGCAGTGGGCCCTGTTCACCGGCCGCCGCGAGACGGCCTACCTCATGCTGCGTCTGATGGCCCAGCCGTGCGCCGAGCAGTTCTGCGACACCTACCGGGCCGAGTGGCCGCAGCTGTCCGAGCTGGTGGCCAAGGCCCGCGAGCCCAAGGGCTGCATGAGGAAGGTGGCAGAGAAGGTCTGCGGCGCCTTCTCCCTCACCCTGACCACCAAGACCAACGCCCAGGAGGACGGCGTCCTGGACCACATGGTGCGCATGACCACGGGCCTGGCCAGCCCGTTTGTGGCGGTGGCGTGCCGGACGGTGAGCCCGGGCAGCCCGCCCTGCCTGGGGAAGCGGCGCTACGCCGTACAGGAGATCCTCCGGCGGCAGCGGGTGGCGGAGCTGCGCAGCCTGGGGCCCGAGCGCCTCAACAACTACAAGCGGCTCTTCCAGAACTCGCGCGTGACGCTGGTGCCCCGCAAGGCGGACCGGCGGGCCAGCCTGCAGCCGCAGCTGCTGCGTGAGGCGGCGGCGGCCGCCTCGGCCGTGGCCATGCGGCGCAGCAGCCTGCTGCCGCTGCACATGGTGCGGCGGAGCAGCGTGCGGCCCGGCATGGTGGTGCCCAAGGTGCGCATCTGCAAGGCGCCGCCGCCCACCTACGAGCCCGAGAAGGTGGGCCGCCGCAAGGGCAGCAGCGCCAAGGACGCGCAGCACCTGCAGATCCCCAAGTGGAGGTACAAGGAGCTgcgggaggagaggaagaaggccGAGGAGGCGGAGCGGAGGAGGCTGGACATGCTGAGCCGGAGACACTTCACCATcggaaacaggaagtgactgtCGCACCAGTTGTCGGCTGTGCACAGCAGACGGGGAGCTGCCAGCGTTGCCACTTTTCACCTGAGAATGACGCGAAAAAGTGATCATCTCTCCTCTGTTTGACTACGCaagtgagacaggaagtgaaaaatCTCTGCAGCGTTAAGCTATGTACgtgagacaggaagtggtgaTCTCTCCAGCATTCTGAAATGcatgagacaggaagtggagatCTCTCCACTGTTAAACTATGCAtatgagacaggaagtggagaccTTTCCAGGGTTTTAGCTATGCAATTGAGACAGGAAGTGGCGATCTCTCCACTGTTAAGCTATGCATATGAGAGAAAATGGTGAGCTCTCCAGTGTTTTGCTTTCCAtatgagacaggaagtggaagtCTCTCCAGGGTGTGGAGGTGTGCTGTGGCAGGAAGTGGTGATCTCTTCAACATTTGGCTATGCacatgaaacaggaagtgatctCACCAGCCTTTGCAGCTGAACCTtagatgttattttttaataaaaatttattttgtgtactCCTTTGCACAAATAACAAGTTAAAGAAATGTAGTATGGTCATTGTGGCCAGAAATCACAGAGAATATGGAGGAAAATCTTATACTTCAGTATGTGTTCACTGgttaaaacaagaacaaaaattaTTTGCAACACTGTGCCCAAACATGCACAGATCTGTTAGAGCTCTCTGTAATTGAAAGGGATTGTGGGTTCATCAAAAGTGTGTGTCAATCATGTATCCCCTTTTCAGAGAGAAGTAGGTGGTTCATGCATGATTAGTTCAGCGCTTCAGAGCACAGTGTTGCAAGTAATTTTTGCACCAGTGAAAAAATTAGGTGGACACTAATATAAGGTTCCTCCTTGTCTTTTTGTAATATGTGGGTATTTGAATGATGCCATTTAGCATCAAATAACAATCAGTCAAATAACCAGCTTAGATCACTCCACCAGCAAGAACACATTGGACGTGGGTTTGCCTTTCATGTGCTTATGACTACTCTGTTTACACATGGTAGATTACAGGCTTGTTTGAAATTTTTACCATGAATATTCCTCACACTCAAGCATACTAAATGCAGGTTTCTTTGGGATTTACCTAGCCAAAGTCACCAGAATTAAATATGTTGAGGGTGTTTGAAGTTTtgcataaatgaaataaatcagatACTCAGTACAGGAACACTAAGGATGAATTCCAGCATGGGGAGAATTTAAAATTATTCCTGGGTTCTTGAATTCCTGGATAAGTGCAATATACAAAAATCAATTGCTTTATcaccaaataaaaaagatgatCAGCTCACACACTGCAATATACTGAATGTTTCAAGGACAGTGTCATCAATCAGggacttttaaaaacattaacacagACCACCTTTTTTTAAGGATATTACTAGACAAATGTATGCGAGACATCTCATATGTGTATGGGCATAAACAGTGATAGCTGGGCTCTTCCATTTACATGCAAGAAAATTATGGCAGTTTCAGCATGGAAGATGACCtgttaaaaactgaaactgttaAAATTGACTTTACTTTATAGTAATACTAATACTCTATACTGCCAATAAACACAAACTGTATGTCTACAGTATTGACAGGGGTATGGTATTCAACTTTACAGTGTGGTTTTGGACAGTGTTGTACACTAAAGTGGAAATCAGGGAGTAGCAAGGGCTCATTATGCCAATATGAAGGCAGAAAAAAGAGGTACACACTAAATAAACCGATTCTTAAACGCACAGCTGGGCCGAGCCTGACTGCAACAGTACCCTGTATGACCGCATATCTGCCGGAATGATTAATGCGTTACTGTTTCTGGCGTAACGGTTTAGACGCTTGGCTTGCGCCTCTCACTGCTCACCCAGGTCTTCTTCCCTAAGAAGGAAATCCTGCTCCTCCTTCGCGGGAACGAGACTGCCGCGATCTGCGCAGCGCACCGTGCATGGGCTCGGGCTGTCGTTTTGATTTAAACCCCACGATGGCTCCCACGCGAAACGGAGCAGCAACTGACGTCTCAGGGATAAACTGCAGTCTTCATGTGAAAGTGAAGGTGGAATAAGAGGAGTCGTGACGCAGAGGGGGTGaaatgttctctctccctctcacacacacacacacacacacacacacacacacacacacacacacacacacacacacacacacacacacacacacacacacacacacacacacacacacacacacacacaggaggtaGGATCTCAGTGGGACTCCATCTTCCTGTACACTGGTGCCTACCTGCCTAGCAGTTAGTAGCCATTATGTTCTCTCAGTCCCTCACCTATCTTACGCCGAGCGTCCCTCAGTGTGTAACGTCCAATGGGGATTTGGCATTGTGCTCTACACCACACTCCAAAGGTTAGCGCCACGTTCTTCCAGGTTTAAGAGGCCAGGTGATTCTGGGTGACTGTGTAAGGCTTTACTGAATGTGAACGGATTGAAGTGTGATGCGCTCTACATTTCATGGTAACTTCTTTCTCATGTAAAGACTGGTGTAGGATGCGAAGTCATTCTGGTTCTGTGTGAGATGAGAAAAGTGTATTCTGAGGTACTTCTTTACAAATAAAGAATCACGTGACAAACTCATGATCATGACTGCAGACTGGCCTTGAATGCGTGTACACAGTTCTTGGTTTCTCATTACAATCTAAAAGAGGGAACATACAGAATTATAcgcattttctgttttaaaccgctgaccccagatcagtctCAGCTACAGCTTTAACCACAAATGATAGGGGTTAAAGGCTGGGTAAGCTGATTGTGGACCAGTTGTGGGCAGTACACCTATAGTGAAACATGAAGGTCATATACGAATGGACATGTTTTAAAGGCACAGATTCAGCGTGGCCAACATATCAACGTTATCCACACGTGATAGTCTGTGGGTCCGTCAGGGCGACCTCAGGCAGGACCTACAGACCTTGAACAAGCAATCGGATAAGCTGACCGATTCATATATTACAAAGACTTTCACTTCATGACTGCTGTCAGCCTCCACAAGCAGCTATGACTGCCGAGTGCTACTGAATGATGCTACACAGGCTACATAATGCTTTGGCCTGCTCGGTATTGTTGAAGCAGTCATGGGTACGAGGTCACTGAGTATACACTTTACTTTTTGACAGCAGCGACGTAAAGAGCTGATCCTGACAACACCTGCTGTGCACAGCCAGCGGGGCGAGATCACACCCAGCGAGCGCGGGGAGATTCTACCTGACGGAGCACCTGGccatccagctgtgcaaatctAAATGGGGGAGGGCGATGAGCGGGGTGGAACCTGACTTTTTTCTCTGATACAACAGGAACAGGTCGTTCAAAACACATGTGCTCTGCTCCCATGGAGAAAATCGCCTTCAGTTTGAGTTCAAAATGCCATTTATTTGAAGAattcttaacatttttttaacaaaaccaGAGAAACAAATGGCCAAAGCTTCTCAACCTCTAATTAAAAATTCCAGTATGGAATGAacacgatttttttttttttttacattcccaAAGATTTTAATTTGAACAAAATTAACATGATCTTAAGTGATCTAATAAAACGCTGGTCGTAGGCTATTTTACTTTCGAGTATTTGGCACATTACGTCCTACTGCCTATACCTGAAACTAACACATTAGAACCGAACACGAACAGGAAATATGGAAAGGAGGACCAAGTCTTAGGCGCGTGATCCGATTGGTGGCCGGTGCGTGCCTCCCTGGTGGATGCAGCGGAACTGGTTGGTCGTGTGGAATGTGGGCGGTCTCTCCCCGCGGTAACCTGAGTGCTGGCGGCTGATTGGTcgctccctccccccccgccccgtgTGTCTTCACTTGCGGGGCTGGTGGATGTGCTGGTTGATGTGGTGCTGCGGAGGCAGCTTCTCCACGCAGGGTGTGGGTTTCTGGTGGGCCACCTGGGCGGCGGCGGGTGTGAAGTCCCTGTCACCCTGAgggggacacacacagagggcgTGAGGAATCACAATCAGTTCCATTTCAGTACAGTCAATCcagggaatgaaatgaaactcaGTCGCTGAACTGACAGTCGCCCCTTTCTTTTCTATGAATGCTTTTCCACTCATGATTTCAGCTTCAATTCATTTCttgaattgactgaactgaaaccTGAAGTGACCCCAATTCTCCAAAACTGAGACTTTCATCTTAAAGAACTGaatcacctgtgtgtgtgcacatttcaCACACCTTTAATGGGCGCATTACCGGATAAGGAATTACACGGATCACATACTCTGTGTTAATATGACCCCATTCATATCTGGTGATGAACTGCATGGGTCTACTCTAACTGTATGGCGTTAGTGTGGCCATGCTATGTTTTGAGAATAGCTATCTATGACGCTCCTGTTGTTCTGACTGAATGTATCGGCCTTACACATGACAGGAGACTGTGTCCATACACTTCTGtccttgtgctggaagtcactctggataagagcctctgctaaatgaatgtactgtaatgtactgcatACATCATGTTTTAGGGACAGGCAGACTTTAAGGGGTGTGACACTGAAAGTAGAGGATCCCTCAATTCCGCAAACCAAACCGATGATCTGTGGTGCTGCAGTTTAATAAATGAGCTGCACCTTCATAAATGAGACAACCGTCCCAGATTACTAACTGTAATTCTGCAAATTACactttttgcttgtttgaatGAGCAGGCTGAACAGGTTGATAAGTCCCTCCATCTTACAACAGAAAGTcaccacagcaaagcacagcaatGCAACTCCTTGTAGACATAAATGACCTGTACTGGGAATTGCATACATAGCTTTGTacaaaatatttctgtcataCTGTACTGGCACACTGCACTGGCCAAACCTAGTCCTCGCTAGCATACTGTCAGGACCCACTGAGTACAAACTGGCTTTGGAGTGTGCATAATGCTGCTTactgaaaatgattaaacaCTTACCTTACAATGGTCATTTAACATAGtttaatatttacacacaatTGAGGCTTCAACttaaattgtaaatgttttagaAAACATGACAATTTGATACCTTGTCAGACAAAAAGCATAAACCAGATAAGTATACCAGGCTCCTCACAAGGCAGGTCtatacaagcaaacaaacactttccatgggACTCCTATAATGGCCCAATCGTAACTAAGAAACATGCAATAAGCATGTCACTACTTAGGAAAATGGATGGTAAACAGAggtaaaaaaggtaaaaagatTTCCTTTCTGGTTACTGATTATCTGAGCAGCTGACaaatttatatacagtacagaagCTGCTGAAGCCCATATATTCTCATTCAGAAGCTGCTGAAGCCCATATATTCTCATTCAGAAGCTGCTGAAGCCTATGCATTCTCATTTAGAAGCCCATATATTCTCAATCAGAAGCTGCTGAAGCCCATATATTCTCATTCAGAAGCTGCTGAAGCCCATATATTCTCATTCAGAAGCTGCTGAAGCCCATGCATTCCCATTTAGAAGCTGCTGAAGCCCATATATTCTCATTCAGAAGCTGCTGAAGCCCATATATTCTCATTCAGAAGCTGCTGAAGCCCATGCATTCCCATTTAGAAGCTGCTGAAGCTCTCACCTTCGTCACGGCTCCAGAGACAACTACAGTTGGCTTGGGTGGGCTGAAGAGAGAAGGGACACATTCATTATGGTTGCACAGAACTTGGTTTGAGGAGAAATTCATATACCATGTTAACAGCAGGGATGGGACTGGACATGAAATTACTCCAACAGCAAACCATTCGATCACAGCTCAATCAGTATATCGGCATTGATTCTTTAACAAAAAAGCAGAACTATGTCAACAGAACCGCCTCCGTCCTGATACCAGAGGAGTGGAGGCAGATCTATACTTATGGAGGAGGAAGCTTCATGAACACAGACATGGGTGGAGCCACCACCCGTATGCAGTGGCTGACAGATGTGAACCATTTGTAGAGTGTTGAGTTTAACAGGAAACtctttgattggttcatacgAGTTGACAGCTGACAGCACGACAGCTCCACAGATGCTGCATTCCTGAAATAACCTGCTTTCAGACCCAAATGACCTGGGGGCTCAGAGCTTCTCAGAAGTCTGGAACATATTCCTTCCGTTTGCTTTTCCTCAGGTACAACAAAAAGCAGAGACACCTTCGAGCTCCTTTACAGTCATTATTCACTCCTGTTTTGAggacaaagtaaaaaaatttTCTTTCACTGAATGAGACTGAAAGGTTGATTGTGTGAAAGAAGTGCTATGATTTGAGATGACTATGTGCAGGAGGATTTTAGtgatcacagagacacacagggtaTAACAGATACTCGTGCCTAATTTTTGGTGCAGGCTGTGAGGGAGCGGGGCCAACCgaacaccagggggcagcactcTCAGCCGCCTGACTGTGACTTTGAGAATTTCACTGCAGTCCAAATGCACTCATCCCAGAACCAAATTCACTTGGAGCTGCACAGCACTAAAACACGCTTTTAAGGTAATTATGCAATTTCATCTCTCCACGCCCGCAACAACTCAGAGAGGCAAAGTGGGAGATGAATCTAATCCTTGCATTGAGTGTCTGAAGCAGTCGGGCCCAGAGTGGCCTGTAGGGTGTTTAAAACGCCTGCATCAGCAATAAGGTAAACCGGAACAGGGACGAATAACCTAATGGTGCCAAGCAGAATGGTAGTGAGGATAGGCATGAAGTGAGTAGAGGACAGAGGAGGGTGTGACTGTATCTGTGAGTGGGAAGGGGGCCACTGCTCCATAGTTCTCTCTAGAGCCTAAGACGTTCCTGTGTAAATTTCATTGTCTCTCTGCAATTCTCATGTATCTCTACCgcactttgttttatttttgcttttccGTCTGGGCATTCCTGCAACATGCACATTCAGCCTGACTGtgtacacatttttcatttgcgAAGAGTCTGTCAAACTGACAAGCGACTAAATTTGGCTCTTTGTAAACCGAGCTGAAACCTGTGTGACCTTTCTGATGTCAGGCTGTCCGTTAAACCACCGCACCGTGACATATGGAAATTGAGGAGaggctgactgacagcacaACAGATGACTGACAACGTGACAGACGAAACCCACACAGGCCTGTATACCAAATACACAGCCAAAATGCTGTATAAACGCCCACTGTGTATAAATGGAGGCCAAAATGCTGTACAAATGACCATGATGCatgaatgtataaatacacaaatgagcattagagaaagaaaaattaTGTATGTTTAGGTTACTGAAGAGATACAGAGGCTCCATGAGTCCCGCAGGAGATGGAGTTAATGAGTCCTGTCAATCACTTGGAAGACCCAAAAAATAGACATTTCCACAGCAAAGCCCCACAATTAGTTCAAAGCTGTGAGTCCTTGATAGCTCCTCCCCATTTTAAAGGGTCATTAGGCCTCACCTGATAACTGCCTGTTTGCCTGACTATGGAGAAGCTGTCAGCGTTGGTGGTCAAGCAGGTGAAATCCGACAACGACCATTTCACCGGCAATGTGTGGCTCCCAGGGTGGACGACAAGCTTTAGCCAGTGCGATTCAGAGAGCGTAAAACCAACGGCAATGGCGGCTGCCACGTGCTGAGAGCTAGATGTAAGGAGCGAGAATCCTCTGCATTTCCACAGAGCGCACCGGGACCTCACAGCGATGACACGCTCCGCTCTTCACATCTAGCTAGGCTGTCATCGACGAGCCTCCTCTTATTAACGCCCATCTGACTGACGGATGctaattgaattttttttttttttcccttgcaagTAGCACTGTTAGCAATAGCCACTCGTATTTAAACACGCCCCACCGTATAAAAACGCTACCCGCGAACCCTGCTGCAAATCTCCAGAGAGCTCCGTTGTGACGGAGGTCTGGCAGCTAACAGCGGAGCGCCGCTATTCCCAAAAGTGTGCAGTTACGCGGTGCGCAGGAGGATTCCAACACCTGAAAAAACATTCTCCTCTTAACGCAGACGGCACAGAAACGGTTTCGGGACAACAGACGCGCCTTTTTCCTCGCTCAGTGATTTAAATGGTGTGCAAAGACAGCACTGTGCAGATGAATTATCTCGTACACCAGTTGTTCTTGCTCTCCCGTCGACAACTGGTTTAAAATCAGTCTCTGAGGGAGGCCTGTTGTGTTCCTTTAGACAAACAGCTGAACAACACTAACCTCCTTCAGAAAACCGTTTCGAACCAACTGCCGACCACAGAACAAGACTGGTGCActgttctgtctttgtttctgaaGGTCAACTGCCTTCCTTCCTATGAATGACTGAAGACGATAACAGTGCGTGAGTGCAGATGTGGCTAAGGCCtgtttatatatgtacagtaaCCTAGCTGAACAAACTTCCCTTTCCACAGCAGTCTGGAACATACAGGAAGATTAGAACAGAAATAGTTCCTGTCAAGTTTA
Encoded proteins:
- the LOC118771583 gene encoding ankyrin repeat domain-containing protein 33B-like, with amino-acid sequence MVLIMDDGDRGGSSFVKHNQVYPKSNSDYDGEDEKSSPQSDECLGSCDSDDDDDDVYQEFEEYEDFSELPDTKSIASDDSFYPPDDSLAYVRSPSPESPAPLTFFQACCNNNAIIVKIMIRQGVTEEEVRETDRNNRTGLIVACYQGYVDVVIALSQCPYVDVNWQDNEGNTALITAAQAGHIMISNYLLNYFPGLDIERRNCHGFTAMMKAAMQGRADCVRALMLAGGDLEARDYGRKLTPRQWALFTGRRETAYLMLRLMAQPCAEQFCDTYRAEWPQLSELVAKAREPKGCMRKVAEKVCGAFSLTLTTKTNAQEDGVLDHMVRMTTGLASPFVAVACRTVSPGSPPCLGKRRYAVQEILRRQRVAELRSLGPERLNNYKRLFQNSRVTLVPRKADRRASLQPQLLREAAAAASAVAMRRSSLLPLHMVRRSSVRPGMVVPKVRICKAPPPTYEPEKVGRRKGSSAKDAQHLQIPKWRYKELREERKKAEEAERRRLDMLSRRHFTIGNRK